In one Sphingomonas hankookensis genomic region, the following are encoded:
- a CDS encoding chemotaxis protein CheB encodes MTARTAPARVMIVEDSTVVRTLLTHIVGSDPRLTVAASFATAEEAIEALPVLRPDVISMDIRLPGIDGLEATRQIMASHPTPIVVISASMDGGAMGDSMDALRAGALSVVEKPVGLGDAAYAQVAHEIRTQLAIMSEVAVVRRRMPAAPKIPVQPVRQRAPSALLFAASTGGPPALARLLGALPADLPLPVLLVQHMGASFMAGFASWLDSVVPQRVELARNGEMPTPGTVHVAPGDAHLTLARGGTIRLATDGPVGGQRPSATRLIESAAVALDGAALAVVLTGMGEDGAAGVRALLAAGGQAVAEDASTSIVYGMPAAAHRAGALSLPLDLIAPHVRRIVERAR; translated from the coding sequence ATGACGGCCCGCACCGCCCCTGCCCGCGTGATGATCGTCGAGGATTCGACCGTGGTCCGCACGCTGCTGACGCATATCGTCGGCAGCGACCCGCGCCTGACCGTCGCCGCCAGCTTCGCCACCGCCGAAGAAGCGATCGAGGCGCTGCCGGTCCTCCGCCCCGATGTCATCTCGATGGATATTCGCCTGCCCGGCATCGACGGGCTGGAGGCAACGCGGCAGATCATGGCCAGCCATCCGACGCCGATCGTGGTGATCTCCGCCAGCATGGACGGCGGCGCGATGGGCGACAGCATGGACGCGCTGCGCGCCGGGGCGCTGTCGGTCGTCGAAAAGCCGGTCGGGCTGGGCGATGCCGCCTATGCCCAGGTCGCGCACGAGATACGGACGCAGCTTGCAATCATGAGCGAGGTGGCGGTGGTGCGGCGACGGATGCCGGCCGCGCCCAAAATTCCGGTTCAGCCCGTCCGACAGCGCGCCCCCTCGGCCCTCCTGTTCGCGGCATCGACCGGTGGCCCTCCGGCACTCGCCCGGTTGCTGGGCGCGCTCCCGGCCGATCTGCCGCTGCCGGTGCTGCTGGTGCAGCATATGGGGGCCAGCTTCATGGCCGGCTTTGCCAGCTGGCTCGACAGCGTTGTCCCACAGCGGGTCGAGCTTGCCCGCAACGGCGAGATGCCGACGCCGGGAACGGTCCATGTCGCGCCCGGCGACGCCCATCTGACGCTCGCACGCGGAGGCACGATCCGTCTGGCCACCGACGGACCGGTCGGCGGCCAGCGCCCCTCCGCGACCCGCCTGATCGAGAGCGCCGCCGTGGCACTGGACGGTGCGGCGCTGGCCGTCGTCCTGACCGGAATGGGTGAGGACGGCGCGGCCGGCGTGCGGGCGCTGCTCGCGGCTGGCGGACAGGCGGTGGCGGAGGACGCCAGCACCTCGATCGTCTATGGCATGCCCGCGGCTGCGCATCGCGCCGGTGCGCTCTCGCTGCCGCTCGACCTGATCGCCCCGCATGTCCGCCGCATCGTGGAGCGCGCGCGGTGA
- a CDS encoding response regulator, giving the protein MNDDAAILLIEDSDTQALQLRRMFERAGFRIDRTRDAETALETLNHSRPDLLVVDYRLPGMNGDELVRIVRQTGATRTLPILMLTGDDASDVERQGLDSGANAYVPKRGGAELILSRVRALLRQVRARPLGDGPAAALRQARLLLLAPQDTASDQLVSDLAAEGYHVGHVAGIADTLKAIDEEAADGILVVEQPGDPSFGLSAKLDARRTARASGVALVALTDDAEPATVLAGLAAGADDVVSRGRDGDMLLVRIRAIVRRKLARDEEAAGIAREQAQAIALAQARAEADAAERLAQANAELAGANALLRETQAQLVQSAKMASLGELVAGIAHEINNPLAFILAHQATVERAVAGAANADDDARGALLTKAADRLQSIRSGLTRIQELVVKLRRFSRLDDGEVSRIDIPDAIDAVLTLLAPRLGSVEVVRTYGPARMLECSGALVNQVVMNIVANAADAVDPVAGRIAITTGAADGMFCIQVDDNGPGVPEDRRERVFEPFFTTKDVGSGTGLGLAIAYGVVRSHGGTIAIERAVQGGASFIIRIPERP; this is encoded by the coding sequence GTGAACGACGACGCAGCGATCCTGCTGATCGAGGATTCCGATACCCAGGCGCTGCAATTGCGGCGGATGTTCGAACGTGCCGGCTTTCGGATCGACCGGACGCGCGATGCCGAAACCGCGCTGGAAACGCTGAACCACAGCCGGCCGGACCTGCTGGTCGTCGATTATCGCCTGCCGGGCATGAACGGCGACGAACTGGTGCGCATCGTGCGACAGACCGGCGCCACCCGCACGCTGCCGATCCTGATGCTGACCGGCGACGATGCATCGGATGTCGAACGACAGGGGCTGGACAGCGGTGCCAACGCCTATGTGCCCAAGCGCGGCGGGGCCGAGCTGATCCTGTCGCGGGTCCGCGCCCTGTTGCGGCAGGTACGCGCACGGCCGCTGGGCGACGGCCCGGCAGCGGCCTTGCGCCAGGCGCGCCTGCTGCTGCTCGCCCCGCAGGACACGGCGTCGGATCAGCTGGTGTCCGACCTTGCCGCCGAGGGCTATCACGTCGGCCATGTCGCCGGGATCGCCGATACCCTGAAGGCGATCGACGAGGAAGCGGCCGACGGCATCCTCGTCGTCGAACAGCCGGGTGATCCGTCCTTCGGCCTGTCGGCAAAACTGGACGCGCGCCGCACCGCGCGGGCAAGCGGCGTTGCGCTGGTTGCGCTGACCGACGATGCCGAGCCGGCGACGGTACTGGCTGGCCTCGCCGCCGGAGCGGACGACGTGGTGTCGCGCGGGCGCGACGGCGACATGCTGCTCGTCCGTATCCGGGCCATCGTCCGGCGCAAGCTGGCGCGCGACGAGGAGGCCGCGGGTATCGCGCGCGAACAGGCGCAGGCGATCGCACTGGCACAGGCCCGCGCAGAGGCCGACGCGGCGGAACGGCTGGCGCAGGCCAATGCCGAACTGGCCGGCGCCAACGCCCTGCTGCGCGAAACCCAGGCGCAACTGGTCCAATCGGCCAAGATGGCGTCGTTGGGCGAACTGGTCGCGGGCATCGCGCATGAGATCAACAATCCGCTCGCCTTCATCCTGGCCCATCAGGCCACTGTCGAACGGGCGGTCGCCGGCGCGGCGAATGCCGATGACGATGCGCGCGGCGCACTGCTGACCAAGGCGGCGGACCGGCTCCAGTCGATCCGGTCCGGCCTGACCCGTATTCAGGAACTGGTGGTGAAGCTGCGGCGCTTTTCGCGGCTGGACGATGGCGAGGTGTCGCGGATCGACATTCCCGATGCCATCGACGCGGTCCTGACCCTGCTCGCCCCTCGTCTGGGCAGCGTCGAGGTAGTCCGGACCTACGGGCCGGCACGGATGCTCGAATGTTCGGGGGCGCTGGTCAATCAGGTCGTGATGAACATCGTCGCCAACGCCGCCGATGCGGTCGATCCGGTCGCGGGCCGCATCGCCATCACCACCGGTGCCGCCGACGGCATGTTCTGCATCCAGGTCGACGACAATGGCCCGGGCGTTCCCGAGGACCGTCGCGAGCGGGTGTTCGAACCCTTTTTCACGACCAAGGATGTCGGCTCCGGCACCGGCCTGGGTCTTGCCATCGCCTATGGCGTCGTCCGCTCGCACGGCGGGACGATCGCGATCGAGCGCGCGGTACAGGGTGGCGCTTCCTTCATCATCAGGATACCAGAACGGCCGTAA